The Scleropages formosus chromosome 11, fSclFor1.1, whole genome shotgun sequence genome window below encodes:
- the nob1 gene encoding RNA-binding protein NOB1, protein MAPTMVEHVVADAGAFLKKAPLQEIGKNIYTVKAVVEEIRDKPTRRSLAFLPYKLNFKEPFPEYVRLVTEFSKKTGDYPSLSATDIKVLALTYQLECEIVGTGHLKKEPDVNVKICSTLRHPEAPVDIAGFHLPSKKHLEGPATDNQNVPPSESDEFNSFQFWKNPLPSIEMELLELLNAETVSAVENEAEKLQSVHISAEGQGSGEDGSSSEEESEENEDDDDDGGGWITPSNIKQIQEDMGVFENPTDTKVGCVTTDFSMQNVLIQIGLHVLSVNGMLIKQTRNYILRCHACFKTTTNMTKVFCPNCGNKTLKKIAVTINEDGNVQMHFSRNPKVLNPKGLRYSLPLPKGGKHGNNPYLVEDQRFPQQRLSRKARQKTDVFNPDYVAGSSPFAENDIYSRAASLHLRDAQCGGGRRRTNPNTARKKFVKKK, encoded by the exons ATGGCGCCCACCATGGTGGAGCATGTTGTTGCGGATGCAGGGGCGTTCTTAAAAAAAGCACCTTTACAG GAGATCGGCAAGAACATTTATACCGTCAAAGCTGTTGTGGAGGAAATACGAGACAAACCAACGAGGAGGAGTCTTGCCTTTCTGCCCTATAAACTAAATTTTAAGGAGCCCTTTCCAGAATATGTACGCCTAG TGACCGAGTTCTCCAAAAAGACAGGAGACTATCCCAGCCTTTCAGCCACAGATATTAAGGTCTTGGCCTTAACCTATCAGCTGGAGTGTGAGATTGTGGGGACTGGACACCTGAAGAAAGAGCCAGATGTCAAT GTTAAAATATGCAGTACACTGCGTCACCCAGAGGCCCCAGTTGACATTGCAGGCTTTCACCTTCCATCAAAG AAACACCTGGAAGGACCAGCTACAGACAACCAGAATGTACCGCCTTCAGAAAGTGATGAGTTCAACAGTTTTCAGTTCTGGAAAAATCCTTTGCCCAGCATTGAGATGGAATTACTGGAGCTGTTG AATGCGGAAACCGTCTCAGCTGTGGAGAATGAAGCTGAGAAGCTGCAGTCAGTCCACATCTCTGCCGAGGGTCAGGGTTCTGGTGAGGATGGCAGCAGCTCAGAGGAAGAAAGTGAAGAGAATgaggatgatgacgatgatggaGGAGGCTGGATCACTCCCAGCAACATCAAACAGATCCAGGAGGACATGGGTGTGTTTGAGAATCCTACAGATACCAAAGTAGGGTGTGTGACCACTGACTTCTCCATGCAG AATGTTCTCATTCAAATTGGACTCCACGTCCTCTCGGTGAACGGAATGCTGATCAAGCAGACTAGGAACTACATTCTACGCTGCCATGCCTGTTTCAA GACCACAACAAACATGACCAAAGTGTTCTGCCCAAATTGTGGGAACAAGACCCTGAAGAAGATTGCAGTTACGATCAATGAGGATGGTAATGTGCAGATGCATTTCTCACGGAACCCCAAAGTGCTGAACCCTAAAGGACTGAGG TATTCTCTGCCCTTGCCAAAAGGGGGGAAACACGGCAACAACCCCTACTTGGTAGAGGACCAGAGGTTTCCCCAGCAGCGGCTGTCTCGCAAGGCCCGGCAGAAGACGGATGTCTTCAACCCAGACTACGTGGCGGGCAGCTCCCCCTTTGCCGAGAACGACATCTACAGCCGAGCAGCCAGCCTGCACCTGCGGGACGCTCAATGCGGAGGAGGGCGCCGTCGCACCAACCCTAATACGGCACGTAAGAAGTTCGTCAAGAAAAAATAA
- the cog8 gene encoding conserved oligomeric Golgi complex subunit 8 isoform X1, whose translation MATVDVEDESILASIFKDSFPDNWRENPDFAAYLSELSSYGVEKLNREPERLAEERAQILQQTRELAFSNYKTFIRTAECTEEIYRDFGRVESCVSRLLDKLPGFGERCRGFIKEAEEIAVSRRMNSLTLNRHTEILEVLEIPQLMDTCVRNGYYEEALELAAYVKRLEKKHSSLPVIQGIVHEVRQSAQLMLNQLLQQLRSNAQLPVCLRVIGYLRRMDVFTEAELRVKFLQTRGSWLRSILDAVPNNDPYLHITKTIEACRVHLFDIITQYRAIFSDEDPLLPPGGQAVNESAIFHGWVVQKVAEFLETLDRDLQRGVGARLDSLLGQCMYFGLSFSRVGADFRGQLAPMFQRVALETFRRAVDEGVEKFQDDMNHYTLISLPTMLSSTLPPVPPTTQPGTLQPPMALLDFPPLACFLNNVLTAFNDLRLCCPIALVQEVTKCLEDALLKVTKLILVFHRAEETAFSSRERELFVQFCCAFAEDMVPFLNRCLQVLFPPAQLAPLLGVPATQISKGGSLGCISLSAVLTPLDFVLPKRETEASIPDLSSLMTPDLGSEVQPKSRLPDVPPVVLGPSEVETDPVAGATASVKAKSDLTG comes from the exons ATGGCGACTGTGGACGTGGAAGACGAGAGCATCTTGGCGTCTATTTTCAAAGACAGCTTTCCCGACAACTGGCGGGAGAACCCGGATTTCGCAGCCTACCTGTCGGAACTGAGTTCGTACGGCGTGGAAAAGCTGAACCGTGAGCCGGAGAGGCTGGCCGAGGAGCGGGCCCAGATCCTGCAGCAGACCCGGGAACTCGCTTTCTCCAACTACAAGACGTTCATCCGCACGGCCGAGTGCACCGAGGAGATCTACCGGGACTTCGGCCGCGTCGAGAGCTGCGTCTCCAGGCTGCTCGACAAGCTGCCCGGCTTCGGGGAAAGATGCAG GGGTTTCATCAAGGAGGCCGAAGAGATCGCGGTGAGCCGGCGCATGAACAGCCTGACGCTGAACCGCCACACGGAGATTCTGGAGGTGCTGGAGATCCCGCAGCTGATGGACACCTGCGTCCGAAACGGCTACTACGAGGAGGCGCTGGAGCTGGCAGCCTATGTGAAGAGGCTGGAGAAGAAGCACTCGTCCCTGCCCGTCATCCAG GGCATTGTGCATGAAGTGCGTCAGTCCGCACAGCTCATGCTGAACCAGCTCCTGCAGCAGTTGCGCAGCAACGCCCAGCTCCCCGTGTGCCTTCGCGTCATTGGCTACCTGAGGAGGATGGACGTGTTTACGGAGGCAGAGCTCAgggtgaagttcttgcagacgcGTGGCAGCTGGCTGCGCTCCATCCTGGATGCCGTACCTAACAACGACCCATACTTGCATATCACCAAGACCATCGAAGCCTGCCGCGTGCACCTCTTTGACATCATCACACAGTACCGCGCAATCTTCTCAGATGAAGACCCCCTCCTGCCTCCGGGGGGACAGGCAGTGAACGAGAGTGCCATCTTCCACGGCTGGGTGGTGCAGAAGGTAGCAGAGTTCCTTGAAACCCTGGACAGGGACCTACAGCGTGGGGTCGGTGCTCGTCTAGACTCCCTGCTGGGTCAGTGCATGTACTTTGGACTGTCCTTCAGCCGGGTTGGGGCAGACTTCCGTGGGCAGTTGGCCCCCATGTTCCAGCGGGTCGCCTTGGAAACTTTCCGCCGGGCAGTGGACGAAGGCGTGGAGAAGTTTCAAGACGATATGAACCATTATACACTCATCTCATTGCCAACCATGTTGAGCAGCACACTCCCACCAGTTCCCCCCACCACACAACCTGGCACACTGCAGCCCCCCATGGCCCTCCTGGACTTCCCTCCCTTGGCCTGTTTCCTCAACAATGTCCTCACTGCCTTCAATGACCTGCGCTTGTGCTGTCCCATCGCCTTGGTCCAGGAGGTTACGAAGTGCCTGGAAGATGCTCTCCTCAAG GTGACCAAGCTGATTCTGGTGTTCCACCGAGCCGAGGAGACGGCCTTCAGCAGCCGGGAGCGTGAGCTCTTTGTCCAGTTCTGCTGCGCCTTCGCCGAGGACATGGTTCCATTCCTGAACCGTTGCCTGCAAGTGCTCTTCCCCCCTGCGCAGCTTGCCCCCCTGCTGG GTGTACCTGCAACGCAGATCAGCAAGGGTGGGAGTCTGGGGTGCATCAGCCTAAGTGCAGTGCTGACTCCCCTGGACTTCGTGTTGCccaagagagagacagaagcCTCCATTCCTGACCTGAGCTCTCTCATGACCCCTGACCTTGGGTCTGAAGTACAACCCAAGTCCAGACTCCCAGATGTCCCCCCAGTAGTCCTTGGGCCCTCTGAGGTTGAGACAGACCCAGTGGCAGGAGCTACAGCCTCTGTGAAGGCAAAGTCTGACCTGACAGGGTGA
- the cog8 gene encoding conserved oligomeric Golgi complex subunit 8 isoform X2 encodes MQVLGFIKEAEEIAVSRRMNSLTLNRHTEILEVLEIPQLMDTCVRNGYYEEALELAAYVKRLEKKHSSLPVIQGIVHEVRQSAQLMLNQLLQQLRSNAQLPVCLRVIGYLRRMDVFTEAELRVKFLQTRGSWLRSILDAVPNNDPYLHITKTIEACRVHLFDIITQYRAIFSDEDPLLPPGGQAVNESAIFHGWVVQKVAEFLETLDRDLQRGVGARLDSLLGQCMYFGLSFSRVGADFRGQLAPMFQRVALETFRRAVDEGVEKFQDDMNHYTLISLPTMLSSTLPPVPPTTQPGTLQPPMALLDFPPLACFLNNVLTAFNDLRLCCPIALVQEVTKCLEDALLKVTKLILVFHRAEETAFSSRERELFVQFCCAFAEDMVPFLNRCLQVLFPPAQLAPLLGVPATQISKGGSLGCISLSAVLTPLDFVLPKRETEASIPDLSSLMTPDLGSEVQPKSRLPDVPPVVLGPSEVETDPVAGATASVKAKSDLTG; translated from the exons ATGCAGGTGCT GGGTTTCATCAAGGAGGCCGAAGAGATCGCGGTGAGCCGGCGCATGAACAGCCTGACGCTGAACCGCCACACGGAGATTCTGGAGGTGCTGGAGATCCCGCAGCTGATGGACACCTGCGTCCGAAACGGCTACTACGAGGAGGCGCTGGAGCTGGCAGCCTATGTGAAGAGGCTGGAGAAGAAGCACTCGTCCCTGCCCGTCATCCAG GGCATTGTGCATGAAGTGCGTCAGTCCGCACAGCTCATGCTGAACCAGCTCCTGCAGCAGTTGCGCAGCAACGCCCAGCTCCCCGTGTGCCTTCGCGTCATTGGCTACCTGAGGAGGATGGACGTGTTTACGGAGGCAGAGCTCAgggtgaagttcttgcagacgcGTGGCAGCTGGCTGCGCTCCATCCTGGATGCCGTACCTAACAACGACCCATACTTGCATATCACCAAGACCATCGAAGCCTGCCGCGTGCACCTCTTTGACATCATCACACAGTACCGCGCAATCTTCTCAGATGAAGACCCCCTCCTGCCTCCGGGGGGACAGGCAGTGAACGAGAGTGCCATCTTCCACGGCTGGGTGGTGCAGAAGGTAGCAGAGTTCCTTGAAACCCTGGACAGGGACCTACAGCGTGGGGTCGGTGCTCGTCTAGACTCCCTGCTGGGTCAGTGCATGTACTTTGGACTGTCCTTCAGCCGGGTTGGGGCAGACTTCCGTGGGCAGTTGGCCCCCATGTTCCAGCGGGTCGCCTTGGAAACTTTCCGCCGGGCAGTGGACGAAGGCGTGGAGAAGTTTCAAGACGATATGAACCATTATACACTCATCTCATTGCCAACCATGTTGAGCAGCACACTCCCACCAGTTCCCCCCACCACACAACCTGGCACACTGCAGCCCCCCATGGCCCTCCTGGACTTCCCTCCCTTGGCCTGTTTCCTCAACAATGTCCTCACTGCCTTCAATGACCTGCGCTTGTGCTGTCCCATCGCCTTGGTCCAGGAGGTTACGAAGTGCCTGGAAGATGCTCTCCTCAAG GTGACCAAGCTGATTCTGGTGTTCCACCGAGCCGAGGAGACGGCCTTCAGCAGCCGGGAGCGTGAGCTCTTTGTCCAGTTCTGCTGCGCCTTCGCCGAGGACATGGTTCCATTCCTGAACCGTTGCCTGCAAGTGCTCTTCCCCCCTGCGCAGCTTGCCCCCCTGCTGG GTGTACCTGCAACGCAGATCAGCAAGGGTGGGAGTCTGGGGTGCATCAGCCTAAGTGCAGTGCTGACTCCCCTGGACTTCGTGTTGCccaagagagagacagaagcCTCCATTCCTGACCTGAGCTCTCTCATGACCCCTGACCTTGGGTCTGAAGTACAACCCAAGTCCAGACTCCCAGATGTCCCCCCAGTAGTCCTTGGGCCCTCTGAGGTTGAGACAGACCCAGTGGCAGGAGCTACAGCCTCTGTGAAGGCAAAGTCTGACCTGACAGGGTGA
- the nip7 gene encoding 60S ribosome subunit biogenesis protein NIP7 homolog, producing MRPLTEEETKTMFEKLSKYIGENIKLLVDRPDGTYCFRLHKDRVYYVSEKILKLATNISRDKLVSLGTCFGKFTKTHKFRLHITALDFLAPYAKFKVWVKPGAEQSFLYGNHILKSGLGRITENTEQYQGVVVYSMADVPLGFGVAAKSTQVCRRVDPMSIVVFHQADVGEYIRSEETLT from the exons ATGCGACCTTTGACGGAAGAGGAAACGAAGACCATGTTtgaaaaactttcaaaata CATTGGGGAGAATATTAAACTCTTGGTGGATCGACCGGACGGAACCTACTGCTTCAGACTCCACAAAGACCGCGTGTACTATGTGAG TGAGAAGATTCTGAAACTCGCGACCAACATATCCCGGGACAAACTCGTGTCGCTGGGGACCTGCTTCGGCAAGTTCACGAAGACGCACAAGTTCCGCCTCCACATCACAGCGCTCGACTTCTTGGCTCCGTACGCGAAG TTCAAGGTGTGGGTGAAGCCCGGAGCAGAGCAGTCCTTCCTTTATGGGAACCACATCCTGAAATCGGGTCTGGGCAGAATCACAGAGAATACAGAGCAGTAccagggtgtggtggtgtactCCATGGCCGACGTCCCCCTG GGGTTTGGAGTGGCAGCAAAATCCACACAGGTGTGTCGGCGCGTGGACCCAATGTCCATTGTGGTATTCCATCAAGCAGATGTGGGAGAGTACATCCGAAGCGAGGAAACGCTTACTTAA